From the genome of Symphalangus syndactylus isolate Jambi chromosome 7, NHGRI_mSymSyn1-v2.1_pri, whole genome shotgun sequence, one region includes:
- the HIGD2A gene encoding HIG1 domain family member 2A, mitochondrial → MATPGPVIPEVPFEPSKPPVIEGFSPTVYRNPESFKGKFLRKTRENPVVPIGCLATAAALTYGLYSFHRGDSQRSQLMMRTRIAAQGFTVAAILLGLAVTAMKSRPSAQGLASKAPQK, encoded by the exons ATGGCGACTCCCGGCCCTGTGATTCCGGAGGTCCCCTTTGAACCATCGAAGCCTCCAGTCATTGAGGGGTTTAGCCCCACTGTTTACAGGAATCCAGAGAGTTTCAAGGGAAAGTTCCTTCGCAAGACCCGCGAGAACCCGGTGGTACCCATAG GTTGCCTGGCCACGGCGGCCGCCCTCACCTACGGCCTTTACTCCTTCCACCGGGGCGACAGCCAGCGCTCTCAGCTCATGATGCGCACCCGGATCGCCGCCCAGGGTTTCACGGTCGCAGCCATCTTGCTGGGTCTAGCTGTCACCGCTATGAAGTCTCGACCCTCAGCCCAGGGTCTGGCCTCGAAAGCTCCGCAGAAATGA